The Bordetella sp. FB-8 genome includes a window with the following:
- a CDS encoding response regulator has product MPLPIVIADDSLLARKVMTKALPQDWDVDITYAMNGREALQACRDGKAKVMFLDLTMPDMTGFQVLEALQREDIKPLVIVVSADVQPIARERVRELGASAFIAKPVMQEALLPILKEHRLYG; this is encoded by the coding sequence ATGCCTTTGCCCATTGTTATCGCCGATGATTCGCTGCTAGCCCGTAAAGTCATGACCAAGGCGTTGCCACAGGACTGGGACGTGGATATCACCTACGCGATGAACGGACGCGAGGCGCTGCAGGCATGCCGGGATGGCAAAGCCAAGGTCATGTTCCTGGATCTCACCATGCCCGACATGACGGGTTTCCAGGTGCTCGAAGCATTGCAGCGCGAAGACATCAAGCCGCTCGTGATCGTAGTGTCCGCAGACGTTCAGCCGATCGCGCGCGAACGCGTGCGCGAACTCGGTGCCTCGGCGTTCATCGCCAAGCCCGTCATGCAAGAGGCCTTGCTGCCGATTCTCAAGGAACACCGTTTGTATGGCTGA
- a CDS encoding chemotaxis protein CheC translates to MAETFFTETQRDALQEISNLAMGLAAKGLSELLDAFIELSVPRVRSVAIEAAASALREMTGLDGVVTAVRQSFRSEIKGEALIICRSGEIADLAVLARGPDGQSPEEAMGETELAFDIANVVTGACVSSILDQLGSTPVFSPPGLIGGEMSLDEIFLREGVDWDMALLIEVNFSLEDQNFRVHLVMLMAQESIRKVRDAIDVLLSEP, encoded by the coding sequence ATGGCTGAGACGTTTTTCACCGAAACCCAGCGCGACGCGCTGCAGGAAATCTCCAATCTCGCGATGGGGCTGGCCGCCAAGGGTCTGTCCGAGCTGCTCGATGCGTTCATCGAATTGTCGGTGCCGCGGGTGCGCAGCGTCGCCATCGAGGCGGCCGCATCCGCGCTGCGCGAAATGACGGGACTGGACGGTGTCGTGACGGCGGTGCGACAGAGTTTTCGGTCCGAGATAAAGGGCGAAGCGCTCATCATCTGCCGCAGCGGCGAAATCGCCGATCTTGCGGTGCTCGCGCGGGGACCGGACGGACAATCGCCCGAAGAGGCAATGGGTGAAACCGAACTGGCGTTCGACATCGCGAACGTGGTGACGGGAGCCTGCGTGTCCTCGATCCTGGACCAGCTCGGCTCCACGCCCGTGTTCTCGCCGCCGGGGCTGATCGGCGGCGAAATGTCGCTCGACGAGATTTTCCTGCGCGAGGGCGTGGACTGGGACATGGCGCTGCTCATCGAAGTCAATTTCTCCCTCGAAGATCAGAACTTCCGCGTGCACCTGGTCATGTTGATGGCGCAGGAGTCGATCCGCAAAGTGCGCGACGCGATCGATGTGCTGTTGAGCGAGCCATGA